One Leopardus geoffroyi isolate Oge1 chromosome B1, O.geoffroyi_Oge1_pat1.0, whole genome shotgun sequence DNA window includes the following coding sequences:
- the SCRG1 gene encoding scrapie-responsive protein 1 yields the protein MKLIVLAVTVGLTLLLGVQAMPANRLSCYRKILKDRNCHNLPEGVADLTKMDVNVQDHFWDGKGCEMICYCNFSELLCCPKDIFFGPKISFVIPCNNH from the exons ATGAAATTGATAGTTCTTGCTGTCACTGTTGGCCTAACTTTGCTGCTAGGAGTCCAAGCCATGCCTGCAAATCGCCTCTCTTGCTACAGAAAGATACTCAAAGATCGCAACTGTCACAACCTTCCAGAGGGAGTAGCTGACCTGACAAAGATGGATGTAAATGTCCAGGATCATTTCTGGGATGGGAAGGGATGTGAGATGATCTGTTACTGCAACTTCAGCGAATTGCTCTGCTGCCCAAA AGATATCTTCTTTGGCCCAAAGATCTCGTTTGTGATTCCTTGCAACAATCACTGA